A section of the Virgibacillus sp. NKC19-3 genome encodes:
- a CDS encoding SDR family NAD(P)-dependent oxidoreductase has translation MIRNRLENKKILITGASSGIGERLAWHIANNDGIPIMLARSMDKLKQQQQLLKQKSRTESFIYQVDLQNGGELDAVINNILLDHKRIHGLINNAGVGKFDFVKDITWQDVDQMYQLNVFAVIQITKRMLGHFSHYQEGHIVNIASQAAKIATPKSAVYASTKHAILGFTNALRQELTDEKISVTGVNLGPVRTNFFVQADPEGTYQKSVERYMLDPDRVAKTIVRHLFTTKREINLPYWMELGGKIYQLFPSFVERALKSQFNKK, from the coding sequence ATGATACGAAATAGGTTGGAAAACAAGAAAATATTAATCACTGGTGCTTCGAGTGGAATTGGAGAAAGACTCGCCTGGCATATAGCAAACAATGACGGTATTCCGATTATGCTAGCAAGATCCATGGACAAATTGAAACAACAACAACAGTTGCTTAAACAAAAATCACGAACAGAGAGCTTTATTTACCAAGTTGATTTACAAAATGGAGGAGAGTTAGATGCTGTCATAAACAATATATTGCTGGATCATAAACGAATTCATGGGTTAATTAATAACGCTGGTGTTGGAAAGTTCGACTTTGTAAAAGATATCACGTGGCAGGATGTTGATCAGATGTATCAATTAAATGTGTTTGCCGTCATTCAAATAACCAAGCGAATGCTTGGCCATTTTTCACACTATCAGGAAGGACATATCGTCAACATCGCTTCACAAGCTGCTAAAATTGCCACACCGAAATCAGCAGTTTATGCTTCAACAAAACATGCTATACTCGGGTTTACCAATGCATTAAGACAGGAGTTAACCGATGAAAAGATAAGCGTCACTGGAGTCAATTTAGGTCCGGTACGAACAAATTTCTTTGTACAAGCAGACCCTGAAGGGACTTATCAAAAAAGTGTTGAACGTTATATGCTTGATCCAGATAGGGTTGCCAAAACAATTGTCCGACATTTGTTTACAACCAAACGGGAAATAAATTTACCATATTGGATGGAACTTGGTGGCAAAATATATCAACTTTTTCCGAGTTTCGTGGAACGTGCATTGAAAAGCCAATTTAATAAGAAATGA
- a CDS encoding aldo/keto reductase — translation MKKNQLGKSDIYVSELTLGCMSLGTNRKEATEIINQALDAGINHLDTADLYDFGENEKIIGEIIKGKRDELILTTKVGNHFNKEKTDWFWDPSKNHIKNGLKDSLSRLKTDYIDFYMLHGGTIDDPINESIEAFEELKAEGLIRAYGISSIRPNVIFEYVNRSTIDAVMMQYSMLDRRPETLLDVLHENQISVLARGPLAKGMLSNQAAKQIEEKGQDGFLDYTYGELKEIHHNLSTTVPKGATLNVSALQYVLKHPAVASAVFGASSKEQVKENVDMTHSKALTPETYHALQDITKPITYTNHR, via the coding sequence ATGAAGAAAAATCAATTAGGCAAATCAGATATATACGTATCCGAATTAACACTCGGCTGCATGTCCTTAGGAACAAATAGAAAAGAAGCAACAGAAATTATTAATCAGGCTCTGGATGCCGGCATCAATCACTTAGATACGGCTGATTTATACGATTTTGGAGAAAACGAAAAAATCATTGGTGAAATAATTAAAGGAAAACGAGATGAACTAATACTAACAACCAAAGTTGGGAATCATTTTAATAAGGAAAAAACAGACTGGTTCTGGGATCCATCAAAGAATCATATAAAAAATGGCTTAAAGGATAGCTTATCCCGATTAAAAACTGACTATATCGATTTTTACATGCTTCATGGAGGAACAATCGACGATCCGATTAATGAATCGATTGAAGCATTTGAAGAGTTAAAAGCAGAAGGTCTTATTCGTGCGTATGGTATATCTTCCATAAGACCAAATGTGATTTTCGAATATGTGAACCGTTCTACTATTGATGCCGTAATGATGCAATACAGCATGTTGGATAGAAGACCTGAGACACTATTAGATGTATTACATGAAAACCAAATTAGTGTCCTTGCACGTGGTCCGTTAGCCAAAGGCATGTTAAGTAACCAAGCAGCAAAACAAATAGAGGAAAAAGGACAGGATGGTTTTTTAGATTACACGTATGGTGAGCTTAAAGAAATTCATCATAACCTTTCTACAACTGTACCCAAGGGAGCTACACTCAATGTCAGCGCATTACAGTATGTCCTGAAACACCCGGCTGTAGCAAGTGCCGTATTTGGAGCAAGTTCGAAGGAGCAAGTTAAAGAAAATGTAGACATGACTCATTCCAAGGCACTAACACCTGAAACGTATCACGCATTACAGGACATTACAAAACCGATAACCTATACAAACCATCGTTAA
- a CDS encoding NUDIX hydrolase, whose product MKKMEEKTIKTDEIYNGKVVQLQVDDVTLPNGENAKREIIKHPGAVAVIALTKDNKIVFVEQYRKPLEKSLIEIPAGKLEEGEDPEVTAVRELEEETGYTTNELSFVTSFYTSPGFANELMYIYITDQLQIVEETVNGDDDEFVELVELTLDEAKEYVEAERIHDAKTNYAILYLHALKRSMA is encoded by the coding sequence GTGAAAAAAATGGAAGAAAAAACGATCAAAACGGACGAAATATATAATGGGAAAGTGGTTCAATTACAAGTCGATGATGTTACATTACCAAATGGGGAAAACGCAAAACGGGAAATTATTAAGCACCCAGGAGCAGTGGCGGTGATTGCACTTACAAAAGATAATAAAATTGTTTTTGTAGAGCAGTACCGTAAACCATTGGAAAAGTCACTCATTGAAATTCCAGCAGGTAAATTGGAAGAAGGAGAAGACCCGGAAGTAACGGCAGTTCGTGAATTAGAAGAAGAAACGGGCTATACTACCAATGAATTATCCTTTGTTACCTCTTTTTATACCTCACCTGGATTTGCAAATGAACTCATGTACATCTATATAACCGATCAACTCCAAATCGTAGAAGAGACAGTTAACGGCGATGATGATGAATTTGTTGAACTAGTGGAGCTAACATTAGATGAAGCAAAAGAATACGTAGAAGCAGAACGTATACATGATGCAAAAACGAACTATGCAATTCTTTACTTACATGCTCTGAAAAGAAGTATGGCATAA
- a CDS encoding LysM peptidoglycan-binding domain-containing protein — MKKLVAILAGLIIAGISAMSVSAADYKVEKGDTLWDIANENNTNVETLMDINGLSSSVIYPKQELKLKEKQREYYVVQKGDTLFEISREHKIPIDDLKTWNNLSSDLIITGQKLAVNEVSAREQAPSDASEQTADSEAGTTEKNTQQAEGTLESEEAENNTEQAEENPESEEAENNTEQAEENSESGEGEDNTDQVEANSEPEEETEQQPSGQTMSVEATAYTSSCNGCSGVTATGRDLNEDPHAKVIAVDPNVIPLGTEVYVEGYGHAVASDTGGSIKGHKIDVHVPTTNEATSWGRKTVNITILE; from the coding sequence ATGAAGAAGTTAGTAGCCATATTAGCAGGGTTGATTATTGCGGGTATATCTGCCATGAGTGTATCAGCAGCAGATTATAAAGTGGAAAAGGGAGATACACTTTGGGATATAGCAAATGAAAATAATACAAATGTAGAAACATTAATGGATATAAATGGATTAAGCAGTTCTGTGATTTATCCGAAACAGGAATTAAAACTGAAGGAAAAACAGCGTGAATATTATGTTGTGCAAAAAGGAGATACACTTTTTGAAATCAGCCGTGAACATAAGATACCTATAGATGACCTTAAAACATGGAATAATCTATCTTCCGATCTGATTATTACTGGACAGAAATTAGCCGTAAATGAAGTAAGTGCCAGAGAACAAGCGCCATCCGATGCTTCTGAACAAACAGCTGATAGTGAAGCAGGCACAACTGAAAAGAATACACAACAAGCGGAAGGAACCCTTGAATCAGAAGAAGCAGAAAATAATACAGAGCAAGCGGAAGAAAATCCGGAATCAGAAGAAGCGGAAAATAACACAGAGCAAGCAGAAGAAAATTCGGAATCAGGGGAAGGGGAAGATAATACAGATCAAGTCGAAGCCAATTCTGAACCAGAAGAAGAAACAGAACAACAACCGAGCGGCCAAACAATGTCAGTTGAAGCTACAGCATATACCTCAAGCTGCAATGGTTGTTCCGGCGTTACTGCTACTGGAAGAGACTTGAATGAGGATCCTCATGCGAAAGTGATTGCCGTTGATCCAAATGTGATTCCACTTGGAACAGAAGTTTATGTAGAAGGCTATGGCCATGCAGTTGCATCCGATACCGGCGGAAGCATTAAAGGACATAAAATAGACGTGCATGTACCAACGACAAATGAGGCAACTAGCTGGGGAAGGAAAACGGTTAATATTACCATTCTGGAGTGA
- a CDS encoding endonuclease Q family protein, giving the protein MHIHIGRDMYDNPVKITGAKRLTLTNILKESSRNKGIDMIGVIDSQAPAVQQEIKRLIEAGEAYELADGGIRFEKVTLLLGSEIEVYDEYCKGPIHVLCYFPTLDKMEYFSEWLTTKMKNITLSSQRYYGTAKALQYKVKELEGIFIPAHVFTPFKSLYGKGVQSSLHEIFDPDLIDGIELGLSSDTQMADQINELHDYTFVSNSDAHSLAKIAREYQEINMKEPSFKEFYWSLHHVNDRGIRRNFGMNPQLGKYHTTVCSNCLEPLTPESTVCRNCGSKKIIKGVFDRIQELKNTTGRLEKRPLYLYQVPLEYLPSLGQKTFEKLLNHFDTEMNVIHYATFEELQKVVPKKLADSIIQLREGKLTIKAGGGGKYGSIRSS; this is encoded by the coding sequence ATGCATATTCACATAGGACGAGACATGTACGATAACCCTGTAAAAATAACCGGAGCAAAGCGTTTAACATTGACGAATATTCTAAAAGAATCCAGTCGCAATAAGGGAATCGATATGATTGGTGTGATTGATAGCCAAGCTCCGGCTGTCCAGCAGGAGATAAAAAGGCTGATTGAAGCAGGAGAAGCATACGAGTTGGCAGATGGCGGTATACGTTTTGAAAAAGTTACCCTACTATTAGGATCAGAAATTGAGGTCTATGACGAATATTGCAAAGGGCCTATTCATGTGCTGTGTTACTTTCCAACCCTAGATAAAATGGAATATTTTTCTGAATGGTTAACAACAAAAATGAAAAATATTACCCTTAGTTCTCAGAGATATTATGGAACGGCCAAAGCATTGCAGTATAAAGTAAAAGAATTAGAAGGGATCTTTATTCCCGCTCATGTGTTTACTCCTTTTAAAAGTTTATATGGCAAGGGTGTGCAAAGCTCGTTGCATGAAATATTTGATCCGGATCTTATTGATGGAATCGAACTTGGATTAAGTTCAGACACGCAAATGGCCGACCAAATAAACGAACTGCATGACTACACATTTGTTTCTAATTCTGATGCACATTCATTAGCTAAAATAGCACGTGAATATCAGGAAATAAATATGAAAGAGCCTTCGTTTAAAGAATTCTATTGGTCATTACATCACGTGAACGATAGAGGGATAAGAAGAAATTTCGGTATGAATCCTCAATTAGGAAAATATCATACCACTGTCTGCAGCAACTGTTTAGAACCGTTGACTCCAGAATCTACGGTGTGCAGGAATTGCGGTTCTAAGAAAATAATAAAAGGGGTATTTGATCGAATTCAGGAATTGAAAAACACGACTGGAAGGTTAGAGAAAAGACCCCTGTACTTATATCAAGTCCCATTAGAATATTTGCCATCACTAGGACAGAAAACGTTTGAGAAGTTACTGAATCACTTTGACACAGAAATGAACGTTATTCATTACGCAACATTCGAGGAATTACAAAAGGTCGTTCCAAAAAAACTAGCAGATTCCATTATCCAATTGCGAGAAGGTAAATTGACTATAAAAGCAGGTGGGGGAGGAAAATATGGCAGCATAAGATCATCGTAA